One window from the genome of Luteithermobacter gelatinilyticus encodes:
- a CDS encoding aspartate dehydrogenase — MKVGIAGFGTIGKAVGRALDQGVEHLTLVGVCTRTPGKALATMADFTTPVPVVSAKEMAEMADIIVECAPTAVFMDIAGPALKAGKTLVTVSGAAVLAHPEVIDLARDNGGKIILATGALLGLDAVRAAAEGTIHSVRMVTRKPPKSLAGADYIVKNNINIATLDEPLRIFSGTARDGAQKFPSNVNVAAALGLAGVGPDKTYLEIWADPTKDRNTHTIFVDADSARFELTIENIPTEENPGTGKITALSVIAALRGLVAPLRVGT, encoded by the coding sequence ATGAAAGTCGGAATAGCCGGATTTGGCACCATCGGAAAGGCGGTGGGCAGGGCCCTAGACCAGGGCGTGGAACATCTCACACTTGTCGGGGTCTGCACCCGCACCCCGGGAAAGGCCCTTGCAACAATGGCAGACTTCACCACCCCGGTGCCTGTTGTTTCGGCCAAAGAAATGGCCGAAATGGCGGACATCATTGTAGAATGTGCCCCGACGGCTGTTTTTATGGACATCGCCGGCCCGGCCCTGAAAGCCGGAAAAACCCTCGTCACGGTAAGCGGGGCGGCAGTGCTGGCTCATCCCGAGGTTATCGACCTGGCCCGGGATAATGGCGGCAAAATCATTTTGGCCACCGGCGCGCTTTTGGGGCTGGACGCCGTCAGAGCGGCTGCCGAAGGCACCATTCATTCCGTCCGCATGGTTACCCGCAAACCGCCAAAGTCCCTGGCCGGCGCGGACTATATTGTCAAAAACAACATTAATATTGCCACGCTTGATGAACCGTTGCGCATTTTTTCCGGCACCGCCCGCGACGGCGCGCAAAAATTTCCCTCCAATGTGAATGTGGCCGCCGCCCTCGGGTTGGCGGGCGTGGGGCCGGACAAAACCTATCTGGAAATCTGGGCCGACCCCACAAAAGATCGCAACACCCACACTATTTTTGTGGATGCGGACAGCGCCCGGTTTGAACTGACCATCGAGAATATCCCGACCGAAGAGAATCCCGGTACCGGCAAGATCACGGCGTTAAGCGTCATCGCCGCCTTGCGGGGGCTTGTCGCGCCGCTCAGGGTCGGCACCTGA
- a CDS encoding sulfite exporter TauE/SafE family protein: MELWSDLLPLVGMMLATGLVGGILAGLLGVGGGIVIVPVLELALGILGVDPSIRMHIAVATSLSTIIPTSISSSRAHKKKNSVDTALVRKWGGYVFLGAALGSWLAAQVDSVVLAGIFATVALLVALKMLLPLGNWTIARDVPKGGASYLVPTGIGTVSSMMGIGGGTLSVPVLTLLNQPIHRAVGSAALFGLLISIPGTVGFMISGYGVPGLPLGSIGYVNLLGFIIISPATILAAPWGAWIAHSLSQRHLSMLFGFFLLIVSARMFYRTLMG, encoded by the coding sequence ATGGAACTATGGTCTGACTTGCTGCCTCTGGTGGGTATGATGCTGGCGACGGGACTTGTCGGGGGAATTCTGGCCGGTCTTTTGGGGGTCGGGGGCGGTATTGTGATTGTCCCGGTTCTGGAATTGGCTTTGGGCATTTTGGGGGTTGACCCCTCGATCCGGATGCATATTGCCGTGGCCACCTCCTTATCTACCATTATTCCCACCTCTATTTCATCTTCCCGCGCCCATAAAAAGAAAAATTCGGTTGATACCGCCCTGGTCAGAAAGTGGGGGGGCTATGTGTTTCTGGGGGCGGCGTTGGGAAGCTGGCTGGCGGCACAGGTGGACAGTGTTGTTCTGGCAGGGATTTTTGCCACCGTGGCGTTGCTGGTGGCGTTGAAGATGTTATTACCTTTGGGGAACTGGACCATTGCCCGGGATGTGCCCAAGGGCGGTGCGTCCTATCTGGTGCCGACCGGAATTGGTACTGTGTCAAGCATGATGGGAATTGGCGGAGGAACCCTGAGCGTGCCGGTGCTCACGCTGTTGAACCAGCCGATTCACCGGGCGGTGGGATCTGCGGCACTTTTTGGCTTGTTGATCAGCATTCCTGGCACCGTTGGTTTTATGATCAGCGGATATGGCGTGCCCGGGCTGCCGCTGGGCAGCATCGGCTATGTCAATCTTCTGGGATTTATCATTATTTCCCCGGCCACCATTCTGGCCGCCCCTTGGGGAGCGTGGATTGCTCACAGCCTCAGCCAGCGTCATCTGAGTATGCTGTTCGGGTTTTTCCTGCTGATCGTTTCGGCAAGAATGTTTTATCGCACGCTGATGGGGTAA
- a CDS encoding GntR family transcriptional regulator, with product MNLTISETICQQLAEQILSGTLAPGQKIEEQSLANQFSVSRTPVRDALRQLASTGLVEIKPRKGVTVVDLNIDQLTDMFEALVELEALCAKFSALRMSTLERKKLEGFLEEFDKALKRNDEKTYSSINAEFHAMIYRGCHNESLTGMASNLWHRLAPFRRSVFFKVRDRMKASYQEHRDIVDAILAADMNRAFEAMHNHVANSSVNAMEYLNKSKSGA from the coding sequence ATGAATTTAACCATATCGGAAACCATTTGCCAGCAGCTTGCGGAACAAATTCTTTCCGGCACGTTGGCCCCCGGCCAGAAAATCGAGGAACAAAGTCTGGCGAACCAGTTTTCTGTCTCCCGCACCCCCGTGCGGGATGCGCTACGGCAGTTGGCCTCAACCGGTCTGGTTGAAATCAAACCCCGCAAGGGGGTTACTGTCGTCGACCTGAATATTGACCAGCTTACTGATATGTTTGAGGCGTTGGTGGAGCTGGAAGCCCTTTGTGCCAAATTCTCGGCGTTGCGGATGAGCACACTTGAACGCAAAAAACTGGAAGGCTTTTTGGAGGAATTTGACAAGGCACTGAAAAGGAATGACGAAAAAACCTATTCTTCAATCAATGCGGAATTTCATGCCATGATTTATCGGGGCTGCCACAATGAAAGCCTGACGGGCATGGCCTCCAATCTCTGGCATCGCCTGGCGCCCTTCCGTCGCAGCGTGTTTTTCAAGGTGCGGGACCGGATGAAAGCCTCCTATCAGGAACACCGGGACATTGTGGACGCCATCCTAGCGGCAGATATGAACCGGGCCTTTGAAGCGATGCACAACCATGTCGCCAATTCCAGCGTGAACGCCATGGAATATCTCAACAAGTCCAAATCCGGGGCGTGA